A region of Lichenibacterium dinghuense DNA encodes the following proteins:
- a CDS encoding MDR family MFS transporter, which produces MSADPERASLRQWLAVAAAILGAFTAILDIQITNSSLSDIEGALGASSDEGSWISTAYLMAEIIVIPLTGWLGSIFGLRRYLAVNTGLFIGFSVACALSTSLPEMILFRAGQGFTGGVLIPTAITIVRTRLPKSQQAVGIAFFGLTATFAPAIGPTVGGWLTDNLSWHYIFYLNLVPGPLALALQLYALDPAPLKLGDLAKGDWLGIGLMATGLPALTFVLEEGQRKDWFGSPIIVEGALLAVLGIGGFILRELTAERPFINLRVLKNRSVGGGCLLMTVLGAVSFGSIYVIPVYCAQIQGYNAEQIGYVVMWSGLPQLVLFPAMPLLMKRFDPRFLVVAGTLLFALSCFINVGLTHDVGMDQLILPQLLRAAGQPLFTVPLSQMSTAGLAPRDTADASALSNMMRNLGGSIGIAMLSTMIDRREHMHFSVLAEAMTQNAVLTQSRLAEMTRAMQAHVVDPVAAKAQALGIIASQARREAYVMAYSDAFWIIAVGLIISLAAIPLLKKPQKAAGPIEAH; this is translated from the coding sequence ATGAGCGCCGACCCTGAACGCGCCTCGCTGCGCCAGTGGCTCGCCGTCGCAGCGGCGATCCTCGGCGCCTTCACGGCCATCCTGGACATCCAGATCACCAATTCCTCGCTCAGCGACATCGAGGGCGCGCTCGGCGCCTCCTCGGACGAGGGGAGCTGGATCTCGACCGCCTATCTGATGGCGGAGATCATCGTCATCCCACTCACGGGTTGGCTCGGCTCCATCTTCGGGCTGCGGCGCTACTTGGCCGTCAACACGGGCCTGTTCATCGGCTTCTCGGTCGCCTGCGCGCTGTCGACGAGCCTGCCCGAGATGATCCTGTTCCGCGCCGGCCAGGGCTTCACCGGCGGCGTGCTCATCCCCACGGCCATCACCATCGTGCGCACGCGCCTGCCGAAATCTCAGCAGGCGGTCGGCATCGCCTTCTTCGGCCTCACCGCCACCTTCGCGCCCGCCATCGGCCCGACGGTGGGCGGCTGGCTGACCGACAATCTGTCGTGGCATTACATCTTCTATCTGAACCTCGTGCCCGGCCCGCTCGCCCTGGCGCTGCAGCTCTACGCGCTCGACCCCGCGCCGCTGAAGCTCGGCGACCTCGCCAAGGGCGACTGGCTCGGCATCGGCCTGATGGCGACCGGCCTGCCGGCCCTGACCTTCGTGCTCGAGGAAGGGCAGCGCAAGGACTGGTTCGGCTCACCGATCATCGTCGAGGGAGCGCTCCTCGCCGTGCTCGGCATCGGCGGCTTCATCCTCCGCGAGCTGACGGCGGAGCGGCCCTTCATCAACTTGCGCGTGCTCAAGAACCGCTCCGTCGGCGGCGGGTGCCTGCTGATGACGGTGCTGGGCGCCGTGTCGTTCGGCTCGATCTACGTCATCCCGGTCTATTGCGCGCAGATCCAGGGCTACAACGCCGAGCAGATCGGCTACGTAGTGATGTGGAGCGGGCTGCCGCAGCTCGTGCTCTTCCCCGCCATGCCGCTGCTGATGAAGCGCTTCGATCCACGATTCCTGGTGGTTGCCGGCACGCTTCTCTTCGCCCTGAGTTGCTTCATCAACGTCGGCCTGACCCACGACGTCGGCATGGACCAGCTGATCCTGCCCCAGCTGTTGCGCGCCGCCGGCCAGCCGCTGTTCACCGTGCCGCTGTCGCAGATGTCGACGGCCGGCCTGGCGCCGCGCGACACCGCCGACGCATCCGCCTTGTCCAACATGATGCGCAATCTCGGCGGCTCCATCGGCATCGCCATGCTGTCGACGATGATCGACCGGCGCGAGCACATGCACTTCTCGGTTCTGGCGGAAGCGATGACGCAGAATGCCGTGCTCACCCAGTCGCGGCTCGCCGAGATGACTCGCGCCATGCAGGCCCACGTGGTCGACCCCGTCGCGGCAAAGGCGCAAGCGCTCGGGATAATCGCGTCGCAGGCGCGGCGCGAAGCCTACGTGATGGCCTACAGCGACGCGTTCTGGATCATCGCGGTCGGGCTCATCATCAGCCTCGCCGCGATCCCTCTGCTTAAGAAGCCGCAGAAAGCCGCGGGGCCGATCGAGGCCCACTGA
- a CDS encoding HlyD family secretion protein — protein MDGLSPDRQAFGLAERDVERDDAEHDAKAERSDALARSASPDPVPAPIDRPIATPTSPQQAAAPQPGASTAALPAPAVPATPPPRKGGMKKLLLAAVLLAGAAYGGHAGWHWWTVGRFQETTDNAFLQADKVTVSPRISGFVTAVAVGDNQPVHAGNVIATIDDRDARIQVEGARAEVEKARAQLAGYKAAVVQQAATVASAQADVVNAEAGLAFATQEAKRYADLLTSGAGTSQRAQQTDADLRQHRATLDKDRAALDSAQKQVHTYEALAASAVAGIASAQAKLDGAELNLGYTTVRAPVDGVVGDRSVRVGQMVQAGMGLLTVVPMGRDIYLVANFKETQLGDMAVGQPVEFTVDAFGDHAFRGTVDSFSPGTGAQFALLPPENATGNFTKVVQRVPVRIRLATDDPMLDRLRPGLSVEATVETRGDAPAGRTRVGLLDGR, from the coding sequence ATGGACGGCCTCTCTCCCGACCGCCAAGCCTTCGGCTTGGCCGAGCGCGACGTCGAACGCGATGACGCCGAGCACGACGCGAAGGCAGAGCGGAGCGACGCGCTGGCCCGCAGCGCGTCACCCGATCCCGTGCCGGCACCGATCGACAGGCCGATCGCGACCCCGACCTCGCCCCAGCAGGCCGCAGCTCCGCAGCCGGGCGCATCCACGGCGGCCTTGCCTGCGCCGGCCGTGCCGGCGACCCCGCCGCCGAGAAAGGGTGGTATGAAGAAGCTTCTCCTCGCCGCGGTGCTGCTCGCCGGTGCCGCTTACGGCGGGCACGCGGGTTGGCACTGGTGGACGGTGGGCCGCTTTCAGGAGACGACCGACAACGCCTTCCTGCAGGCCGACAAGGTGACGGTGTCGCCCCGCATCTCTGGCTTCGTCACCGCGGTGGCGGTGGGCGACAATCAGCCCGTCCATGCCGGAAACGTGATCGCGACGATCGACGACCGCGACGCCCGCATCCAGGTCGAGGGCGCCAGGGCCGAGGTGGAGAAGGCCCGCGCGCAGCTCGCCGGCTACAAAGCCGCCGTGGTGCAGCAGGCTGCCACCGTGGCCTCCGCCCAGGCCGACGTCGTCAACGCCGAAGCCGGCCTCGCCTTCGCGACCCAGGAAGCCAAGCGCTACGCCGACCTCCTCACCTCCGGCGCCGGGACGTCGCAACGCGCCCAGCAGACCGACGCCGACCTGCGGCAGCACCGGGCGACGCTCGACAAGGATCGGGCGGCGCTCGACTCCGCCCAGAAGCAGGTCCACACCTACGAGGCGCTGGCCGCCAGCGCGGTCGCCGGCATCGCGTCGGCGCAGGCCAAGCTCGACGGGGCCGAGCTGAACCTCGGCTACACGACCGTGAGGGCGCCCGTCGACGGCGTCGTGGGCGACCGTTCGGTGCGAGTCGGCCAGATGGTGCAGGCGGGCATGGGGTTGCTGACCGTCGTACCGATGGGCCGCGACATCTACCTCGTCGCCAACTTCAAGGAAACGCAGCTCGGCGACATGGCGGTGGGCCAGCCGGTGGAGTTCACCGTGGACGCCTTCGGCGACCACGCGTTTCGCGGCACCGTGGACAGCTTCTCGCCCGGCACGGGGGCGCAGTTCGCGCTGCTGCCGCCCGAGAACGCCACCGGCAACTTCACCAAGGTGGTGCAGCGCGTGCCGGTGAGGATCCGCCTCGCCACCGACGACCCGATGCTCGACCGCCTGCGGCCCGGCCTGTCGGTCGAGGCCACGGTGGAGACGCGGGGTGACGCGCCCGCCGGCCGCACGCGCGTCGGCCTCCTCGACGGCCGCTGA
- a CDS encoding TetR/AcrR family transcriptional regulator — protein sequence MTLDLADLPAAAEAFAAKKPRRGTGGRPSQDEALRRDARLIEIAAAMFMERGFDVTTIDAVAEAASVGKATLYARYHDKGALFAAVVQRQIDRWVSVSAQEAPRPGDRVADVLLAMGRRMVAAILIPEAIAINRIVTAQAIRFPELAQMVHREAWQRSNASIAAVLDHFAQEGQIDVEDSEMAADLFLSLVVGRLSRLAMLGIAVDPEQVDRRVEAAVALFLYGTVSQR from the coding sequence ATGACGCTCGACCTCGCCGACCTTCCCGCAGCCGCCGAAGCCTTCGCCGCCAAAAAGCCACGGCGCGGAACGGGCGGCCGCCCGTCGCAGGACGAGGCGCTGCGCCGTGATGCGCGGCTGATCGAGATCGCTGCCGCCATGTTCATGGAGCGCGGCTTCGACGTCACGACGATCGACGCGGTCGCGGAGGCCGCCAGCGTCGGCAAGGCGACGCTCTATGCGCGCTACCACGACAAGGGAGCGTTGTTCGCCGCCGTGGTCCAGCGGCAGATCGACCGCTGGGTGTCGGTCAGCGCGCAAGAAGCCCCGCGCCCGGGTGACCGAGTCGCCGACGTCCTATTGGCGATGGGACGGCGCATGGTAGCGGCGATCCTGATCCCCGAAGCCATCGCGATCAACCGCATCGTGACCGCCCAGGCGATCCGCTTCCCCGAGTTGGCCCAGATGGTTCATCGCGAAGCGTGGCAGCGGTCCAACGCCTCGATCGCGGCCGTGCTCGACCATTTCGCTCAGGAGGGCCAGATCGACGTCGAGGACAGCGAGATGGCCGCCGACCTGTTCCTCAGCCTCGTGGTCGGCCGCCTGTCACGCCTGGCCATGCTGGGCATCGCGGTCGACCCCGAACAGGTCGACCGCCGCGTCGAGGCCGCAGTGGCGCTGTTCCTATACGGAACCGTCTCGCAGCGCTGA
- a CDS encoding AraC family transcriptional regulator, whose translation MDPLSDVLSLSSVDGVLSARFEGRGAWSMHFPGYRHLKFGGVLQGAMWLWADDTAVTPVRLQAGDVYLLTSGHPYRSASVRDLPPVDGGAVFRDGLGPDGVVRLGSEGDATVVTGGRFTFADDVSGMLLGLLPPVVHIPAASPAAAPLRATLDLVGFETGAARPGARVVNGALGTLVLVQILRAHLASEDAMPGWLGALADPRIGPVLGLLHGDPARRWSVADMASAAGMSRTAFNGRFTAKVGTSPLNYMIRWRMALASAALRTGEQKLADIAVKVGYASESAFSMAFKRLHDESPGHHRSASRGRRDRSIEA comes from the coding sequence ATGGATCCCCTGTCCGATGTCCTGTCACTCTCGTCCGTGGATGGCGTGCTGTCGGCGCGGTTCGAGGGGCGAGGCGCCTGGTCGATGCACTTCCCTGGCTACCGCCACCTCAAGTTCGGCGGCGTCCTGCAGGGCGCAATGTGGCTCTGGGCGGACGACACCGCCGTCACGCCCGTTCGACTCCAGGCCGGGGACGTGTACCTTCTCACCAGCGGCCATCCCTACAGGTCGGCGAGCGTGCGTGATCTGCCGCCGGTCGACGGGGGCGCGGTCTTCCGGGACGGCCTGGGGCCGGACGGCGTCGTCCGCCTCGGTTCCGAGGGCGACGCGACCGTGGTGACGGGAGGGCGGTTCACCTTCGCCGATGACGTGAGCGGCATGTTGCTCGGCCTCCTCCCGCCCGTCGTCCACATTCCCGCCGCGTCCCCCGCCGCCGCCCCGCTCCGGGCCACCCTCGACCTCGTGGGTTTCGAGACGGGGGCGGCCCGGCCCGGGGCGCGCGTCGTGAACGGTGCCCTGGGCACGCTGGTCCTCGTGCAGATCCTGCGCGCGCATCTCGCGTCGGAGGACGCCATGCCGGGATGGCTCGGCGCCTTGGCGGACCCGCGGATCGGGCCCGTGCTGGGACTGCTCCACGGCGACCCCGCGCGCCGTTGGTCCGTGGCCGACATGGCGAGCGCGGCCGGCATGTCGCGCACGGCCTTCAACGGTCGCTTTACCGCCAAGGTGGGCACGTCGCCGCTGAACTACATGATCCGCTGGCGCATGGCGTTGGCCAGCGCCGCCTTGAGGACCGGTGAGCAGAAGCTGGCCGACATCGCCGTCAAGGTGGGCTACGCTTCCGAGAGTGCCTTCAGCATGGCGTTCAAGCGCCTCCACGACGAGAGCCCGGGGCACCACCGATCGGCAAGCAGAGGTCGAAGGGATCGCTCGATCGAGGCCTGA
- a CDS encoding aldo/keto reductase yields MQYAQLGRTGVFVSRICLGAMTFGGAENPVTSAIGRLSQDETDSIVGQALDAGVNFIDTADVYGGGASETRLGDALKGRRQDVVLATKLSARTGPGPNHVGQSRLHIMDALEASLRRLKTDHVDLYQIHNHDPLTPPDEVLRALDDAVRQGKVRYIGCSNLAAWQLVKALGLSDRGGLSRFVSIQSFYSLACRDVEAELIPAVREEGVGLLCWSPLAGGLLSGKFDRHGASDETSRRAQIQFPPVDEARTFDIIDVLRGVADRCGVSAAQIALAWLLTRPGVTSVICGVKRPAQLSDNLAALDVSLAADDLVALDEVSRPAPRYPGWIQTYRADGRVPQGHSVPGPSWTLGERPL; encoded by the coding sequence ATGCAGTATGCCCAACTCGGTCGGACGGGCGTGTTCGTGTCGCGGATCTGCCTCGGCGCCATGACGTTCGGCGGGGCCGAGAACCCCGTCACCTCGGCCATCGGCCGCCTGTCGCAGGACGAGACGGACTCCATCGTGGGTCAGGCGCTGGACGCCGGTGTCAACTTCATCGACACGGCGGACGTCTACGGTGGGGGCGCCTCCGAGACGCGGCTCGGCGACGCCCTGAAGGGCCGCAGGCAGGATGTCGTGCTGGCCACGAAGCTCAGCGCGAGGACAGGACCGGGGCCGAACCACGTAGGCCAGTCGCGGCTGCACATCATGGACGCCCTCGAAGCCAGCCTGCGCCGCCTCAAGACCGACCACGTCGACCTGTACCAGATCCACAACCATGACCCGTTGACGCCGCCCGACGAGGTCCTGCGGGCCCTGGACGATGCCGTACGCCAGGGCAAGGTGCGCTACATCGGCTGCTCGAACCTCGCCGCCTGGCAACTCGTCAAGGCGCTCGGGCTGTCTGACCGCGGGGGCCTGTCGCGCTTCGTGTCGATCCAGAGCTTCTACTCGCTGGCGTGCCGCGACGTCGAGGCCGAGTTGATCCCGGCGGTGCGGGAAGAAGGGGTCGGGCTGCTCTGCTGGAGCCCGTTGGCGGGCGGGCTGCTGTCCGGCAAGTTCGATCGGCACGGCGCCTCGGACGAGACGTCCCGCCGTGCCCAGATCCAGTTCCCGCCGGTGGACGAAGCCAGGACCTTCGACATCATCGACGTCCTGCGCGGCGTCGCGGACCGCTGCGGCGTCAGCGCCGCCCAGATCGCCCTGGCGTGGCTGCTGACCAGGCCGGGGGTCACCAGCGTCATCTGCGGCGTGAAGCGCCCCGCCCAGCTCTCTGACAACTTGGCGGCGCTGGACGTGTCGCTCGCCGCCGACGATCTGGTGGCACTGGATGAGGTCAGCCGTCCTGCGCCGCGCTATCCGGGTTGGATCCAGACCTACAGGGCAGACGGACGCGTGCCGCAGGGACATTCTGTCCCGGGACCCTCCTGGACGCTCGGCGAACGGCCGCTCTGA
- a CDS encoding xanthine dehydrogenase family protein molybdopterin-binding subunit, translating into MADAAFSTLVEAPAPKDGMGEPVPRYDARAKVMGGALYASDVALPDVAHAFLVTSAIAKGRIRSFDLKQARALPGVLDILTHENIGDAIRPVKFFTEGGPASNSVLPLGSPEIAYGGQTIAVVLANSYEVARDAAHRIVVDYEVDRPSATFASPGAVDQELATQNKRHDDPKVGDFAGGYASSPVTVDVSYSTPAQHHNPIELFATQCAWTGAHLTVHEPSQNIYGIKNGLAAQLGIEPSQIRVVSPFVGGAFGSKGGLTQRTALVAIAARKLGRPVKLVPTREQGFTVATYRAETKHRVRLGATRDGRLQALSHDGFEVTSRPDPYAVAGTDASTRMYACPNIASNVTIVRADRSTPGFMRAPAETPYFFALESAMDELAVALAMDPIELRRVNDTMREPIKGLPYTSRALMPCFDRAAEAFGWTKRDPRPGSMRDGDWLIGWGCATSAYPTQMAAASARVSLFPDGTARVETAGHEIGNGLYTVAAQTAAERLGLPVGRVSVLLGDTDLPPAPVAGGSISTASVCSVIAQACDAIRARLSDGTAPAGDLVAALKERGMGSVQEYAEWVPHGAPKGAMGLLYQGKAQPTGGAKLADRIQFAFGAQFVEVRVHARTREIRVPRIVGAFASGRIMNTRTAHSQYMGGMIWGIGSALHEETEIDAGAARYVNTNLADYLIPVNADVVDVEVIMVPEEDRDVNPLGIKGIGEIGIVGTSAAVANAVYHATGQRLRDLPLRIDTLVAGA; encoded by the coding sequence ATGGCCGACGCCGCCTTCTCGACCCTCGTCGAAGCGCCCGCCCCGAAGGACGGCATGGGCGAGCCCGTGCCGCGCTACGACGCCCGCGCCAAGGTGATGGGCGGCGCGCTCTATGCGTCCGACGTCGCCCTGCCGGACGTCGCCCACGCGTTCCTGGTGACCAGCGCCATCGCCAAGGGGCGCATCAGGTCGTTCGACCTCAAGCAAGCCCGCGCGTTGCCCGGCGTGCTCGACATCCTCACGCACGAGAACATCGGCGACGCGATCCGCCCCGTGAAGTTCTTCACCGAGGGCGGCCCGGCGTCGAACAGCGTGCTGCCCCTCGGCTCGCCCGAGATCGCCTACGGGGGGCAGACGATCGCGGTCGTGCTCGCCAACAGCTACGAGGTCGCGCGCGACGCCGCGCACCGCATCGTGGTCGACTACGAGGTCGACCGTCCCTCGGCGACGTTCGCGTCACCGGGCGCGGTCGACCAGGAATTGGCGACGCAGAACAAAAGGCACGACGACCCGAAGGTCGGCGACTTCGCCGGCGGCTACGCGTCGTCCCCCGTCACGGTCGACGTGAGCTACTCGACCCCGGCGCAGCACCACAACCCGATCGAGCTCTTCGCCACCCAGTGCGCCTGGACCGGCGCGCACCTCACCGTCCACGAGCCGAGCCAGAACATCTACGGCATCAAGAACGGCCTCGCGGCCCAACTCGGCATCGAGCCGAGCCAGATCCGCGTCGTCAGCCCCTTCGTCGGGGGCGCCTTCGGCTCCAAGGGGGGCCTGACGCAGCGCACCGCGCTGGTGGCGATCGCCGCCCGCAAGCTGGGCCGCCCCGTGAAGCTCGTGCCGACGCGCGAGCAGGGCTTCACGGTCGCCACCTACCGGGCCGAGACGAAGCACAGGGTGAGGCTTGGCGCGACCCGCGACGGCCGGCTCCAGGCCCTCAGCCACGACGGCTTCGAGGTGACATCACGGCCGGACCCCTACGCGGTGGCGGGGACCGACGCCTCGACGCGCATGTACGCCTGCCCCAATATCGCCAGCAACGTCACCATCGTGCGGGCGGACCGGTCGACGCCCGGCTTCATGCGGGCGCCGGCCGAGACGCCCTATTTCTTCGCGCTCGAAAGCGCCATGGACGAGCTTGCCGTCGCGCTCGCCATGGACCCGATCGAGCTGCGGCGCGTCAACGACACGATGAGGGAGCCCATCAAGGGACTGCCCTACACCAGTCGCGCCCTGATGCCCTGTTTCGATAGGGCGGCGGAAGCCTTTGGCTGGACGAAGCGCGACCCGCGGCCCGGTTCCATGCGAGACGGCGACTGGCTGATCGGCTGGGGCTGCGCCACCTCGGCCTACCCGACCCAGATGGCGGCCGCCTCCGCCCGCGTCAGCCTGTTCCCGGACGGCACGGCCCGCGTCGAGACCGCCGGCCACGAGATCGGCAACGGCCTCTACACGGTGGCGGCGCAGACGGCGGCGGAGCGGCTCGGCCTGCCGGTCGGACGCGTGTCGGTGCTGCTCGGCGACACGGACCTGCCGCCCGCCCCCGTGGCGGGCGGCTCGATCTCGACCGCGAGCGTGTGCTCGGTCATCGCCCAGGCCTGCGACGCCATCCGGGCGAGGCTGTCCGACGGCACCGCTCCGGCGGGGGACCTCGTTGCCGCCCTGAAGGAGCGCGGCATGGGTTCGGTGCAGGAATATGCCGAATGGGTGCCGCACGGTGCGCCCAAGGGGGCGATGGGCCTGCTATATCAGGGCAAGGCGCAGCCGACCGGTGGAGCCAAGCTCGCCGACCGCATCCAGTTCGCCTTCGGGGCGCAATTCGTGGAGGTGCGGGTCCATGCCCGCACCCGCGAGATCCGGGTGCCCCGTATCGTCGGCGCCTTCGCGTCGGGCCGCATCATGAATACCCGCACGGCCCACAGCCAGTACATGGGGGGCATGATCTGGGGCATCGGCTCGGCGCTGCACGAGGAGACCGAGATCGACGCCGGCGCGGCACGCTACGTCAACACCAACTTGGCTGACTACCTCATCCCGGTGAACGCCGACGTCGTCGACGTGGAGGTGATCATGGTGCCGGAGGAGGACCGGGACGTGAACCCGCTCGGCATCAAGGGCATCGGCGAGATCGGCATCGTGGGGACGTCCGCGGCGGTCGCCAACGCTGTTTACCACGCCACGGGCCAGCGGTTGCGCGATCTCCCCCTGCGAATCGACACGCTGGTCGCGGGCGCGTAG
- a CDS encoding FAD binding domain-containing protein → MRPFVYDRATSADLAARALASSANAAPVQGRVPAEYLAGGTTLLDLMKLDVMQPARVTDITALDARHGTIAVTDGGLRLGALVKMSAAADHPEIVARYPVLAQSLTLAASAQLRNMATLGGNVLQRTRCNYFRDTSWSACNKRNPGSGCAALDGVNRQHAVLGASEACIATYPGDFAQALMALDATVDVAGAAGPRTIPFAELHRPPGSTPHVETTLAPGDLITSLSVPAGPWTRRSLYLKVRDRQSYAFALASAAVALDLDGGVVRQARIALGGVATTPWRAREAEAALAGKPVTEATAADAARIAFAGAKPREHNAYKVALGQETVARALLQAAALEG, encoded by the coding sequence ATGCGCCCCTTCGTCTACGACCGGGCCACCTCCGCCGACCTCGCGGCCCGCGCCCTCGCTTCCTCCGCGAACGCCGCGCCCGTGCAGGGCCGCGTGCCGGCCGAGTACCTCGCGGGCGGAACCACCCTGCTCGACCTGATGAAGCTCGACGTGATGCAGCCCGCGCGCGTCACCGACATCACAGCCCTCGACGCGCGGCACGGGACGATCGCGGTCACCGACGGCGGGCTGAGGCTCGGCGCGCTGGTCAAGATGTCGGCCGCGGCCGACCACCCCGAGATCGTCGCGCGCTACCCCGTCCTGGCCCAGAGCCTGACGCTCGCCGCCAGCGCGCAGCTGCGCAACATGGCGACCCTCGGCGGCAACGTCCTGCAGCGGACGCGCTGCAACTACTTCCGCGACACGTCCTGGTCGGCCTGCAACAAGCGTAACCCCGGATCGGGGTGCGCGGCGCTCGACGGGGTCAACCGGCAGCACGCGGTGCTGGGGGCCAGCGAAGCCTGCATCGCCACCTACCCGGGCGACTTCGCCCAGGCCCTAATGGCGCTCGACGCCACGGTCGACGTCGCCGGGGCCGCGGGGCCCCGCACCATCCCCTTCGCGGAGCTGCACCGGCCGCCCGGATCGACGCCCCACGTCGAGACCACGCTGGCGCCGGGCGACCTCATCACCAGCCTGTCGGTCCCGGCGGGCCCGTGGACGCGGCGCTCGCTCTACCTGAAGGTCCGCGACCGGCAGTCCTACGCGTTCGCGCTCGCCTCGGCGGCCGTCGCGCTCGACCTCGATGGGGGCGTCGTTCGGCAGGCGCGGATCGCGCTCGGCGGCGTCGCCACCACGCCGTGGCGTGCGCGGGAGGCCGAAGCCGCGCTGGCCGGCAAGCCCGTCACCGAGGCCACCGCCGCCGACGCGGCCCGGATCGCCTTCGCGGGAGCGAAGCCGCGCGAGCACAATGCCTACAAGGTCGCGTTGGGTCAGGAGACTGTCGCGCGCGCCCTGCTGCAAGCCGCCGCGCTGGAGGGTTGA